A portion of the Thermoplasmata archaeon genome contains these proteins:
- a CDS encoding putative Ig domain-containing protein has product DDFDTELTFSILNPSNASLVELTINGSFLAARALETNWSGSAELAVRATDARGQSTTSNQFAVLVAEVNDAPLITSIPNITAELGRNYTYQLTVVDDENDTLFFSLDEKPTGMLVSSAGLVTWKPSSMDDVGKTFNITVRVSDGTLFDLQKFNITVFSTNHPPVIRPFVSATAYAGKPYSCQIEASDEDGDVLEFSLFRAPAGMTINSSTGLISWPSPVEGNHTIIVNATDGIVSSSYTFNLKVIKNTIPRIKSSPPSRAVVGQELRYRVEASDADGQALSFELVRAPWGVKISSSGVMTWTPQKNQTGNQHFVVQVSDGVDSTTQSFDIEVVESAVAGIDPLLLGIVALVLVACAAGALWYSRARKREMKLKGKWPEMPRRPEVVSEEKPGGPPAGPGAPQEKAPPGKPPAPPEAPKLPEKEEAGAAAPAEAAAAPARAPPPPLAAAAPLPGATRVQDIFVIYRDGRLIHHLTNRLTPMDHEIFASMFSSVQDFMKDSMGAQKVDAIKFEDYNILMEKGKMINLAVVLSGEEHPDTRQTMRTAIADIELVCARALEKWDGEAAPLKKDLELLLRPISELYLTAAPASKPRVKSPEEYVSILGGVEFYRGYIRLKLVITNDLDAVITDASVKIIVKSDAMRISHIEPPQYRLEGDSMIIGNVQPGEKVQADVYLDPLVCTSSFVDATLTFKDAKADLYSIVMPRRRVEVVCPTFVTDQDINVAMLRKMISEFQQHDSKVYNIPEGLWAEDAFRIGMSVIEAHNVRLIREFVEQKPTYRAEAWYYGRTQFKKDQVVMRISVSRETNTLEFFVGSSDLAAITGLLAEFGHELNRRLKNKGIIQQSIRHLDLTEKDRIARRSQLLLHRYAEGEAEAEESEPNK; this is encoded by the coding sequence CGGACGACTTCGACACCGAGCTCACATTCTCAATCCTCAACCCCTCCAATGCCTCGCTCGTCGAGCTCACCATCAACGGCTCCTTCCTCGCAGCAAGGGCCCTCGAGACGAACTGGTCCGGCTCCGCAGAGCTCGCCGTCAGGGCCACCGACGCGCGCGGCCAGTCCACGACCTCAAATCAGTTCGCAGTTCTCGTCGCAGAGGTCAACGACGCACCCCTCATCACCTCCATCCCCAACATTACCGCAGAGCTCGGCCGCAACTACACCTACCAGCTCACAGTCGTGGACGACGAGAACGACACCCTCTTCTTCTCGCTCGACGAAAAGCCCACGGGGATGCTGGTCAGCTCCGCAGGCCTAGTCACCTGGAAACCCTCATCCATGGACGACGTGGGCAAGACATTCAACATCACAGTGCGCGTCTCCGACGGCACCCTCTTCGACCTCCAGAAATTCAATATCACCGTCTTCTCCACCAACCACCCGCCCGTCATAAGGCCCTTCGTCAGCGCCACCGCATACGCCGGAAAGCCCTACTCTTGCCAGATCGAGGCGAGCGACGAGGACGGCGATGTACTTGAATTCTCGCTGTTCAGAGCACCAGCGGGAATGACCATCAACTCGTCCACGGGCCTGATTTCCTGGCCCTCGCCGGTGGAGGGCAACCACACCATAATCGTCAACGCCACCGATGGCATCGTTTCCTCGAGCTACACCTTTAATCTGAAGGTCATCAAGAACACCATTCCCAGAATCAAAAGCTCCCCACCGAGCAGGGCCGTCGTCGGGCAGGAGCTCAGATACCGTGTCGAGGCCTCCGACGCCGATGGCCAGGCCCTGAGCTTCGAGCTCGTGAGGGCCCCGTGGGGAGTGAAAATCTCATCTTCCGGGGTCATGACCTGGACACCGCAAAAGAACCAGACCGGCAACCAGCACTTCGTCGTGCAGGTCAGCGACGGCGTGGACAGCACAACCCAGAGCTTCGACATCGAGGTCGTCGAGAGCGCAGTCGCAGGCATCGACCCCCTGCTTCTGGGAATTGTTGCGCTCGTGCTCGTAGCCTGCGCGGCTGGGGCCCTCTGGTACTCAAGGGCGAGAAAGAGGGAGATGAAGCTCAAGGGCAAGTGGCCCGAGATGCCCCGGAGGCCCGAGGTGGTCTCGGAGGAGAAGCCCGGCGGACCGCCGGCTGGGCCGGGTGCTCCGCAGGAGAAGGCCCCGCCCGGGAAACCTCCGGCGCCACCTGAGGCTCCAAAGCTTCCGGAGAAGGAGGAGGCCGGAGCCGCGGCTCCCGCGGAGGCTGCGGCCGCGCCCGCGAGGGCACCCCCGCCCCCGCTCGCCGCGGCCGCTCCCCTGCCCGGCGCGACCCGCGTCCAAGACATATTCGTGATATATCGCGACGGAAGGCTGATTCACCACCTGACCAACCGTCTCACGCCCATGGACCACGAGATATTCGCCTCGATGTTCAGCTCGGTCCAGGACTTCATGAAGGACTCGATGGGCGCCCAGAAGGTCGACGCGATCAAATTCGAGGACTACAACATACTTATGGAGAAGGGGAAGATGATCAACCTCGCGGTCGTGCTCTCCGGCGAGGAGCACCCCGACACGAGACAGACGATGCGAACAGCCATCGCCGACATCGAGCTCGTCTGCGCCCGCGCGCTGGAGAAGTGGGACGGCGAGGCGGCGCCGCTGAAGAAAGACCTTGAGCTCCTGCTCAGGCCCATCTCTGAGCTCTATCTGACTGCGGCCCCAGCAAGTAAGCCCCGGGTCAAGAGCCCGGAGGAGTACGTGAGCATACTCGGCGGCGTCGAGTTCTACAGGGGCTACATCAGGCTCAAGCTCGTCATTACGAACGACCTCGACGCCGTCATAACCGACGCCTCAGTGAAGATCATCGTGAAGAGTGACGCGATGAGAATCAGCCACATCGAGCCTCCCCAGTACAGGCTCGAGGGCGACAGCATGATAATTGGCAACGTCCAGCCAGGGGAGAAGGTCCAGGCCGACGTTTATCTGGACCCGCTGGTCTGCACAAGCTCTTTCGTTGACGCAACCCTGACGTTCAAGGACGCCAAGGCCGACCTCTACTCCATAGTGATGCCACGGAGGAGGGTGGAGGTGGTCTGCCCCACCTTCGTCACCGACCAGGACATCAATGTGGCGATGCTCAGGAAGATGATATCCGAGTTCCAGCAGCACGACAGCAAGGTCTACAACATCCCCGAGGGCCTCTGGGCCGAGGACGCGTTCCGCATAGGGATGTCGGTCATCGAGGCCCATAATGTGAGGCTCATCCGAGAGTTCGTGGAGCAGAAGCCCACCTATCGAGCCGAGGCTTGGTATTACGGCAGGACGCAGTTCAAGAAGGACCAGGTCGTGATGAGAATCAGCGTTTCAAGAGAAACGAACACACTCGAGTTCTTCGTCGGCTCGTCGGACCTGGCCGCAATCACCGGCTTGCTGGCGGAATTCGGCCACGAGCTGAACCGCAGGCTGAAGAACAAGGGAATCATCCAGCAGAGCATCAGGCACCTCGACCTGACCGAGAAGGACAGAATCGCCCGGAGGAGCCAGCTCCTGCTCCACCGCTATGCCGAGGGTGAGGCCGAGGCTGAGGAGAGCGAGCCGAATAAGTGA
- a CDS encoding DUF72 domain-containing protein translates to MRVYVGTSGWAYPSWNPESSLDWYVKNAGLNAVELNASFYRFPYPNQVLGWARKGKKLRWAVKVHRFVTHVYRFKGKAHASWRRFRELFEPLDNRIDFYLFQLPPGARPSSASAMKRFFNKINLGPRAALEVRNEEWFEPRWLEWAGGLGLTWVSIDAPVLSREVFRTSDFVYLRMHGRTGWYRHDYSDEELGEKAALIRAAGPRKAYIFFNNDHDMLENARGMRRILGSVTRSR, encoded by the coding sequence ATGAGGGTTTACGTGGGGACGAGCGGCTGGGCGTATCCATCGTGGAACCCCGAGTCGTCGCTCGACTGGTACGTGAAGAACGCGGGCCTGAACGCCGTCGAGCTGAACGCCTCGTTCTACAGGTTCCCCTACCCGAACCAGGTGCTTGGCTGGGCAAGAAAGGGGAAGAAGCTGCGCTGGGCAGTCAAGGTGCACAGGTTCGTGACGCATGTCTACAGATTCAAGGGAAAGGCGCACGCCAGCTGGAGGAGGTTCAGGGAGCTCTTCGAGCCCCTGGACAATCGAATCGACTTCTATCTATTCCAGCTCCCGCCGGGCGCCAGGCCATCCTCCGCCTCCGCGATGAAGAGGTTCTTTAATAAGATAAACCTTGGCCCGAGGGCGGCGCTGGAGGTCAGGAATGAGGAGTGGTTCGAGCCGCGATGGCTGGAGTGGGCCGGAGGACTGGGCCTGACATGGGTCTCCATAGACGCCCCTGTCCTGAGCCGCGAGGTCTTTAGGACGTCGGACTTCGTCTATCTCAGGATGCACGGAAGGACCGGGTGGTACAGGCACGACTACAGCGATGAAGAGCTGGGGGAGAAGGCCGCCTTGATTCGGGCGGCGGGGCCAAGGAAGGCCTACATATTCTTCAACAACGACCACGACATGCTCGAGAACGCCAGGGGCATGCGGCGAATTCTGGGGAGCGTGACCAGGAGCCGCTGA
- a CDS encoding Ig-like domain-containing protein encodes MIAVDNFASTVNELLQAAEPSGMDEFGNEFVDIPMLAFAKSEGVLKITNLSIIYQCDFRTPNFALPLNLYLRDHQGDASPDGNITVPIRVASATAGRIRFSGLEMTRDLPPAQVRELEGLILDEETTVVTFVDLHDHFEDDLDPDDKLSFSVVSATNASSVRLWISGNRYLSADAMTGRNSANWTGSVEAVVACMDGWGQRTNSRPFTITVRNVEDPPVITSEPVRTGKAGVLYCYNVTAADGDGDALEFSLVRAPVNMSIGSSSGSITWVPPRKGIYDVSVQVSDGKFSDAQGYNISVPNSPPRIIDGEPPPALLGEDYTYAIPAVDDDGDALSFFLLPHIENMSLNSSTGVLSYRPGEIGEFPVTVNVSDGEANITHNFTIIVVRGNRAPLFKSRPVTEGVRHVPYRYDVRVEDPDRDPVSLTLISGPRNMTLDGATGRVEWLPDETGNFFVSLLASDGRGGEALQEFMIHVREKVPHIVEFVRPAEGQRVRGKITVEGRALGGSLDVVGVQVRVDAGAWADAEGNSSWRYILDTTKLADGEHVLEARAFDGYDFSTSTKRIIVVDNPGTGGAGINIYFGTGLVLIVVGALAIFLRWRL; translated from the coding sequence ATGATTGCAGTTGATAACTTCGCCTCTACCGTCAACGAACTCCTGCAAGCCGCTGAACCATCAGGCATGGATGAGTTCGGAAACGAGTTTGTCGATATTCCCATGCTCGCGTTCGCAAAGAGCGAGGGCGTCCTGAAAATAACTAATCTGAGCATAATTTACCAGTGCGACTTCAGAACACCCAATTTCGCCCTTCCTCTCAACCTTTACCTCAGAGACCATCAGGGAGACGCAAGCCCCGACGGAAATATAACAGTGCCCATCAGGGTAGCCAGCGCGACTGCCGGGAGAATCAGGTTCTCCGGGCTCGAAATGACCCGCGACCTCCCGCCCGCACAGGTCAGGGAGCTTGAAGGCCTCATCCTGGATGAAGAGACCACGGTCGTCACATTCGTGGACCTTCACGACCACTTCGAGGACGACCTCGACCCGGATGACAAATTGAGCTTCTCTGTCGTTTCCGCCACAAATGCCAGCTCCGTGCGGCTCTGGATATCCGGAAACAGGTATCTCTCCGCGGACGCAATGACGGGCAGGAACAGCGCCAACTGGACCGGGAGCGTTGAGGCGGTCGTCGCCTGCATGGACGGCTGGGGCCAGAGAACGAATTCGCGGCCGTTCACGATAACCGTCAGGAACGTCGAGGACCCGCCCGTGATAACCAGCGAGCCCGTGAGAACCGGCAAAGCGGGCGTCCTGTACTGCTATAATGTGACCGCCGCCGACGGCGACGGCGACGCGCTCGAGTTCAGCCTTGTCAGAGCGCCGGTGAACATGAGCATTGGCTCGTCCTCGGGGAGTATAACCTGGGTTCCGCCGCGGAAGGGAATCTATGATGTCTCAGTGCAGGTGAGCGACGGGAAGTTCTCGGACGCCCAGGGCTACAATATCTCTGTTCCCAACAGCCCTCCCAGAATTATCGATGGTGAGCCGCCTCCGGCTTTGCTGGGAGAGGACTACACATACGCCATTCCCGCAGTTGACGACGACGGTGATGCGCTGAGCTTTTTCCTCCTCCCCCACATCGAGAACATGTCCCTGAACTCCTCCACAGGTGTCCTGAGCTATAGGCCGGGGGAAATCGGAGAGTTCCCGGTCACGGTCAATGTCTCCGACGGCGAGGCGAACATCACGCACAATTTCACCATCATCGTCGTCCGCGGGAACAGGGCTCCCCTGTTCAAATCCAGACCCGTTACGGAGGGCGTCCGCCATGTCCCCTATCGCTATGATGTCCGCGTGGAGGACCCCGACAGAGACCCCGTGAGCCTAACCCTCATTTCGGGGCCCCGGAACATGACCCTGGACGGTGCCACGGGGAGAGTGGAATGGCTCCCGGACGAGACCGGGAATTTTTTCGTGAGCCTCCTGGCCTCGGACGGACGCGGCGGAGAAGCTCTTCAGGAGTTCATGATTCATGTCAGGGAGAAGGTCCCGCACATAGTGGAGTTCGTGAGACCTGCCGAGGGGCAAAGGGTCAGGGGAAAAATAACAGTCGAGGGCAGGGCGCTCGGTGGCTCGCTCGATGTGGTGGGGGTCCAGGTGAGGGTGGACGCGGGCGCGTGGGCCGACGCCGAAGGTAACTCATCGTGGAGATACATCCTCGACACGACGAAGCTCGCGGACGGAGAGCATGTCCTTGAGGCAAGGGCATTCGACGGCTATGATTTCTCTACATCGACGAAAAGAATCATAGTAGTTGACAATCCCGGAACAGGGGGAGCTGGAATTAATATATACTTCGGAACGGGGCTGGTCTTAATTGTTGTTGGGGCGTTGGCGATCTTTCTACGATGGAGACTTTAA
- a CDS encoding integrin alpha, with protein MPAINDPPIYPENVALSINGTTIWGFRGDSLGALGKQEKFLNGIKSADFTVDEKGGSSGTHIRLPKGAVVEKAVMEIWSGPRLAMRELINFTGSSENDNLGHSVSGAGDVNGDGYDDVIVGVPLANKAYIYFGGATMNSTPDVVLMGEETLKEKFGWSVSGAGDVNSDGYDDVVVGAPYNSMFGYIGKICVYFGSSSMDATSDLILFGFARRGCFGYSVACAGDVNGDGYGDIIIGQPFNSSERDNYGEVSILFGGADFLSGTALVGKSKNDNFGASVSGAGDINKDGYDDVVIGASLKDLFGELYIF; from the coding sequence TTGCCCGCGATCAACGACCCACCGATCTATCCCGAGAATGTTGCCCTGAGCATCAATGGAACAACCATTTGGGGTTTCCGTGGCGATAGCCTCGGCGCCCTTGGAAAGCAGGAGAAATTCCTCAACGGCATAAAGAGCGCAGATTTCACAGTCGATGAGAAGGGCGGGTCGAGTGGAACCCATATTCGATTACCGAAAGGGGCGGTGGTCGAGAAAGCGGTTATGGAGATATGGAGCGGCCCGAGGCTGGCCATGAGGGAGCTCATTAACTTCACCGGCTCCTCTGAGAACGATAACCTGGGCCACAGTGTATCCGGCGCCGGTGATGTTAACGGTGATGGCTACGATGACGTGATTGTTGGAGTTCCCCTTGCCAACAAGGCTTATATTTATTTTGGGGGAGCGACAATGAACAGCACCCCCGATGTGGTTCTCATGGGTGAAGAAACATTAAAAGAAAAATTTGGATGGTCAGTATCGGGCGCGGGCGACGTGAACAGCGATGGATACGACGATGTGGTCGTGGGGGCGCCATATAATTCCATGTTTGGTTATATTGGAAAAATATGTGTGTATTTCGGCAGCTCGAGCATGGACGCCACTTCGGATCTGATTCTCTTCGGTTTTGCAAGAAGGGGCTGCTTTGGCTATTCTGTTGCCTGTGCCGGAGACGTGAATGGGGATGGGTACGGCGACATCATAATTGGTCAACCTTTCAACAGTTCTGAAAGAGATAATTATGGCGAAGTAAGCATTCTTTTCGGCGGGGCGGATTTCCTTTCTGGGACAGCTCTTGTTGGAAAAAGTAAAAATGACAATTTTGGCGCGTCGGTGTCTGGAGCAGGAGATATAAATAAGGATGGATACGATGATGTCGTAATTGGTGCATCTTTAAAAGACCTATTTGGCGAGTTATATATTTTTTAA
- a CDS encoding AAA family ATPase — MELLIKALELENFKVFHGVNRVEITDGPGNVVVVQGDNGRGKSTLMESVFWALYGKEKRHDRLVPANYPGLINNTAKREGRYHARVRVTFEHDGKLFEVERSVRARDGVAEPSRRSDFEETLSFRVDGKDLGSDNSLLYDVFPEDVASFFFFDGETISRYAEAQANNRETVEKALGLPFLRQAREDIERVRKEFEKELRDVQSSPEMEKTEAELKELRARAAQQVAQLNEEEERLEALNRDIRGLQHNLEEFDDLRGIQSRIQELEEFSAELDKEEAGILSAEAAFKAELPWLILGKSVRGAVDLVGKIKEQAVEERIEQGRLMDQLEFMKDLKASGICICGGRLEVDALAHIDDMIGKINQALGTIKVIETDRFSWTQGDLTTALSKARAVEEEGENVHRLEAKRRYLDDNRQRVARALEREREALRTHSAQNLREKEVFDRLTQLTKEKAVCQARIEETRTALNLTRRQVQELERQLEISLSKKSAASRSLLEAISRSGRVLKALEEIIDRSAEQRRAEIERRASSIYTSITNKPLEFIGLSIDPETFEVRVREQGGGLIESKKLSDGERHVLALSFLGGLKDSTHEGTLIMDSPFGRLDQTHKTRLIQKIPELAKNVVLLVTDEDLRPEDWKSLSSVQRRFTLEHDQLQKFSTIQEVR, encoded by the coding sequence ATTGAGCTGCTCATCAAAGCGCTCGAGCTGGAGAACTTCAAGGTCTTCCACGGGGTCAACCGGGTCGAGATAACGGATGGCCCGGGAAACGTCGTTGTGGTCCAGGGCGACAACGGTCGGGGCAAGTCCACCCTGATGGAGTCCGTTTTCTGGGCGCTGTATGGAAAGGAGAAAAGGCACGACAGGCTCGTCCCGGCCAACTACCCCGGTTTAATAAACAATACAGCGAAGCGGGAGGGGAGATACCATGCTAGGGTCCGGGTTACCTTCGAGCACGATGGGAAGCTGTTCGAGGTCGAGAGGAGCGTGAGGGCGAGGGATGGGGTGGCTGAGCCGTCGAGGCGCTCAGACTTCGAGGAGACCCTGAGCTTCAGGGTGGACGGAAAGGACCTGGGCTCCGACAATTCCCTCCTCTACGACGTCTTCCCCGAGGACGTGGCCAGCTTCTTCTTCTTCGACGGCGAGACGATATCTAGGTACGCCGAGGCGCAGGCCAACAACAGGGAGACTGTGGAGAAGGCGCTCGGCCTCCCGTTCCTCAGACAAGCCCGGGAGGACATCGAGCGCGTGAGAAAGGAGTTCGAGAAGGAGCTCAGGGACGTCCAATCCTCTCCGGAGATGGAGAAAACCGAGGCGGAGTTGAAGGAGCTAAGGGCGAGGGCGGCGCAGCAGGTGGCGCAGCTCAACGAGGAGGAGGAGAGGCTCGAGGCCCTCAACAGGGACATCCGCGGCCTCCAGCACAACCTGGAGGAGTTCGATGACCTAAGGGGTATACAGTCGAGAATTCAGGAGCTCGAGGAGTTCTCGGCCGAGCTGGACAAGGAGGAGGCGGGGATACTGAGCGCGGAGGCGGCGTTCAAGGCCGAGCTGCCCTGGCTTATACTTGGTAAATCGGTCAGGGGCGCCGTCGACCTCGTCGGGAAGATAAAGGAGCAGGCGGTGGAGGAGAGAATCGAGCAGGGGAGGCTAATGGACCAGCTGGAGTTCATGAAGGACCTGAAGGCCAGCGGCATCTGCATATGTGGCGGGAGGCTGGAGGTCGATGCGCTCGCGCATATAGACGATATGATAGGAAAAATCAACCAGGCCCTTGGAACAATCAAAGTAATAGAGACCGACAGGTTCTCCTGGACGCAGGGCGACCTGACCACAGCGCTCTCGAAGGCGAGGGCGGTCGAGGAGGAGGGGGAGAACGTCCACAGATTGGAGGCGAAGAGGAGGTACCTCGACGATAACCGCCAGAGGGTGGCGAGGGCGCTGGAGAGGGAGAGGGAGGCCCTCAGGACTCATTCGGCCCAGAACCTCAGGGAGAAGGAGGTTTTCGACAGGCTGACCCAGCTGACCAAGGAGAAGGCGGTATGCCAGGCGAGGATTGAAGAGACTCGCACAGCCCTCAACCTGACCCGCAGGCAGGTCCAGGAGCTCGAGCGCCAGCTCGAGATAAGCCTCTCGAAGAAGAGCGCCGCGAGCAGGTCGCTGCTCGAGGCGATATCCCGGTCGGGCAGGGTTCTCAAGGCTCTGGAGGAGATAATCGACAGGAGCGCCGAGCAGAGGCGCGCTGAGATAGAGCGCCGGGCCTCCTCGATTTATACCTCGATAACGAACAAGCCCCTCGAATTCATCGGGCTGTCAATAGACCCGGAGACCTTCGAGGTCAGGGTCAGGGAGCAGGGGGGCGGGCTGATTGAGTCAAAGAAGCTCTCAGACGGCGAGAGGCATGTTCTAGCGCTCTCGTTCCTCGGCGGCCTGAAGGACTCGACGCACGAGGGGACGCTGATAATGGACAGCCCGTTCGGCCGGCTGGACCAGACCCACAAGACCCGCCTGATTCAGAAGATTCCAGAGCTGGCGAAAAACGTTGTTCTCCTTGTCACCGACGAGGACCTGAGGCCGGAGGACTGGAAGTCGCTCTCGAGCGTGCAGCGCAGGTTCACGCTGGAGCACGACCAGCTACAGAAGTTCTCGACCATACAGGAGGTGAGGTGA
- the cgi121 gene encoding KEOPS complex subunit Cgi121: protein MVEICWGELQRRREPGELIAAASAFASARGLTAQLFDASALAGEEHLRSAAIHALRAMERGMGRTSSLAMEILLYASGRRQIRDALKLVGVSGRTRRIAAVLIGRGARGRGKELLKALGAAPCGPEAAGGRRALARLGLRGREIDEALEMVALLDIERQ, encoded by the coding sequence GTGGTCGAGATCTGCTGGGGCGAGCTGCAGAGGCGTAGGGAGCCCGGCGAGCTTATCGCGGCGGCATCAGCGTTCGCATCAGCCCGCGGCCTGACGGCTCAGCTTTTCGACGCTAGCGCGCTCGCGGGCGAGGAGCACCTGCGCTCCGCGGCCATTCATGCGCTCCGGGCGATGGAGAGGGGAATGGGCCGAACATCCTCACTCGCCATGGAAATCCTCCTCTACGCCTCTGGCCGGAGGCAGATTCGCGACGCGCTGAAGCTGGTCGGGGTGAGCGGCAGGACCCGTCGAATCGCCGCCGTGCTGATTGGACGGGGAGCGCGCGGGAGAGGAAAGGAGCTCCTCAAGGCTCTCGGGGCCGCTCCCTGCGGCCCGGAGGCGGCGGGTGGGAGAAGGGCTCTGGCCCGGCTGGGGCTCCGGGGCCGGGAAATCGACGAGGCACTGGAGATGGTCGCCCTCCTCGACATCGAACGGCAGTGA
- a CDS encoding DEAD/DEAH box helicase, whose translation MQHMEGKTGTPGATKEGPYEVGGARVVGRGLPCVDELGLPPEVVAILKQQGLTTLYPPQAETIAPALAGKSLVLALPTASGKSLVAYLALVKRVLEGGRALYIVPLRALASEKLEDLRAFEPLGIRVGVSTGDYDTADEYLERYDVVVATSEKADSLLRHRARWLSSLSVIVADEVHLIGDPDRGPTLEVLLTRFRRLNPRAQLLALSATIPNSAELARWLGAEHYTSDWRPVRLREGVLFEGEVRFTDNTKVEVGLHSEPALPLARRVILGGGQCLVFVNSRRSAEAMALKARPLVAKLLAGGEREALEAEGVELEAAEVERTTMAERLAGCVRCGVAFHHAGLTPEQRRRVEGAFRSGRVKLLFATPTLAAGINMPARCVVIRDIRRFEPGVGQVFIPVHEIKQMAGRAGRPRYDTEGEAVIVARTETDLRIALDEYLLGEPEPIESKLGVEGVLRVHVLSSIASGFASTMPELLSFFGATLFARQSAEGAVDIVVERSLEFLVEEGLVKRIGEELEATPYGRRVSELYIDPLSARTIREALERARDKGGWKLSQKAAAGSESANNNSGGAAGRGAEGREGTASSIPPPTTLGLLHVAASTPDMRRVGMYLRRGDIEWLDQTAALARGGLLIPPPDDPGEYEWYLADLKLACLLQDWIDEKGEEVMTERYDVGPGDIRAKVETARWILYSMRELARLLHLPFVQELELLQRRVESGVREELLELVRLRGIGRVRARALYNAGLRSLEELAAAEREKLAGIPGIGPKVAEAIINQLAEMQVPAGREKSGVSGAADEGGRRDG comes from the coding sequence ATGCAACACATGGAGGGAAAGACAGGAACTCCCGGAGCCACCAAAGAGGGGCCCTACGAAGTTGGAGGTGCGCGGGTCGTTGGACGGGGACTCCCGTGCGTTGACGAGCTCGGCCTCCCACCGGAAGTTGTCGCGATTCTCAAGCAGCAAGGCCTCACCACTCTTTATCCCCCTCAGGCAGAGACCATCGCCCCGGCACTAGCCGGCAAGAGTCTCGTCCTTGCCCTGCCGACCGCTTCAGGGAAGTCGCTTGTGGCGTACCTGGCCCTTGTGAAAAGAGTCCTAGAGGGCGGCCGGGCGCTGTACATAGTTCCCCTCAGGGCGCTGGCGAGCGAGAAGCTCGAGGACCTCAGGGCCTTCGAGCCGCTCGGCATCAGGGTCGGGGTCTCGACCGGCGACTATGACACGGCGGACGAGTATCTCGAGAGATACGACGTGGTTGTTGCGACCTCGGAGAAGGCCGACTCCCTCCTCCGCCACCGGGCGCGCTGGCTCTCGAGCCTCTCGGTTATTGTGGCAGACGAGGTCCACCTAATAGGTGACCCGGACAGGGGACCGACGCTGGAGGTTCTGCTGACGCGCTTCAGGCGGCTCAACCCCCGGGCCCAGCTCCTCGCTCTCTCCGCCACAATCCCCAACTCCGCGGAGCTGGCGCGCTGGCTCGGCGCGGAGCACTACACGAGCGACTGGAGGCCCGTCAGGCTGAGGGAGGGCGTGCTCTTCGAGGGCGAGGTCAGGTTCACGGACAATACAAAAGTCGAGGTGGGGCTCCACTCGGAGCCGGCCCTCCCGCTGGCCCGGAGGGTGATTCTCGGGGGCGGGCAGTGCCTCGTCTTCGTCAACTCGCGCCGGTCCGCGGAGGCGATGGCGCTGAAGGCGAGGCCGCTGGTGGCGAAGCTGCTGGCCGGGGGCGAGAGGGAGGCGCTGGAGGCCGAGGGGGTGGAGCTGGAGGCGGCGGAGGTAGAGAGGACAACGATGGCGGAGCGCCTGGCGGGTTGCGTCAGGTGCGGCGTCGCCTTCCACCACGCCGGCCTGACGCCGGAGCAGAGGCGGAGGGTCGAGGGGGCTTTTAGGTCGGGCAGGGTCAAACTGCTCTTCGCCACGCCCACCCTGGCCGCGGGCATCAACATGCCGGCAAGGTGCGTCGTTATACGCGACATCAGGAGGTTCGAGCCTGGAGTGGGTCAGGTGTTCATTCCGGTTCACGAGATAAAGCAGATGGCCGGAAGGGCCGGAAGGCCGAGGTACGACACGGAGGGAGAGGCTGTAATAGTCGCTAGGACCGAGACCGACCTGCGAATCGCCCTGGACGAGTACCTTCTCGGCGAGCCCGAGCCGATAGAGTCGAAGCTTGGCGTGGAGGGCGTCCTTCGCGTCCACGTCCTATCCTCGATAGCCTCGGGCTTCGCATCAACCATGCCCGAGCTACTCAGCTTCTTCGGAGCAACCCTCTTCGCCCGGCAGAGTGCGGAGGGGGCGGTGGACATCGTCGTCGAGAGGTCGCTGGAGTTTTTGGTCGAGGAAGGGTTGGTCAAAAGGATTGGGGAGGAGTTGGAGGCGACCCCCTACGGCCGAAGGGTATCCGAGCTCTATATAGACCCTCTGTCGGCCAGGACGATTCGGGAGGCGTTGGAGCGGGCCCGAGACAAGGGCGGATGGAAGCTGTCGCAAAAGGCCGCCGCCGGCTCAGAAAGCGCCAACAACAATAGCGGGGGGGCTGCAGGGAGAGGGGCCGAGGGCAGGGAGGGAACGGCGAGTTCGATTCCCCCTCCCACCACTCTTGGCCTCCTGCACGTTGCAGCCTCCACGCCGGACATGCGCAGGGTCGGGATGTACCTGAGGAGGGGAGACATCGAGTGGCTCGATCAGACTGCCGCGCTCGCGCGTGGCGGGCTGCTCATTCCACCCCCGGACGATCCGGGGGAATATGAGTGGTATCTGGCTGACCTGAAGCTCGCCTGCCTACTGCAGGACTGGATAGACGAAAAGGGCGAGGAGGTGATGACGGAGAGGTACGACGTCGGCCCCGGGGACATTAGGGCGAAGGTAGAGACCGCGAGATGGATTCTCTATTCAATGCGAGAGCTTGCCCGCCTTCTCCACCTCCCGTTTGTGCAAGAGCTGGAGTTGTTGCAGAGGCGGGTGGAGAGCGGGGTCAGGGAAGAGCTGCTCGAGCTGGTCAGGCTGAGGGGCATAGGGCGGGTCAGGGCGAGGGCGCTGTATAACGCAGGCCTCAGGAGTCTTGAGGAGCTGGCCGCGGCCGAGCGGGAGAAACTGGCGGGAATTCCGGGAATCGGGCCGAAGGTTGCGGAGGCGATAATTAACCAACTGGCAGAGATGCAGGTCCCAGCAGGAAGAGAGAAGAGTGGTGTTTCCGGCGCTGCAGACGAAGGTGGTAGGAGAGATGGTTAG